Genomic window (Salvelinus fontinalis isolate EN_2023a chromosome 3, ASM2944872v1, whole genome shotgun sequence):
GCTAGGTTCACTGACCGCTAGGTTTGCCGGCCGCTAGGTTTGCGGCCGCAGGTTCGCCGGTCGCTAGGTTTGCCGGCCGCTAGGTTTGCCGGCCGCTAGGTTCACTGGCTGCTAGGTTCACTGGCTACTAGGTTCACTGGCTACTAGGTTCACTGGCTGCTATGTTCACTGGCTGCTATGTTCACTGGCTACTAGGTTCACTGGCTGCTAGGTTCACTGGCTACTAGGTTCACTGGCTGCTAGGTTCACTGGCTGCTAAGTTCACTGGCTGCTATGTTCACTGGCTACTAAGTTCACTGGCTACTAGGTTCACTGGCTGCTAGGTTCACTGGCTACTAGGTTCACTGGCTACTAGGTTCACTGGCTACTAGGTTCACTGGCTACTAGGTTCACTGGCTGCTATGTTCACTGGCTGCTATGTTCACTGGTTACTAGGTTCACTGGCTGCTAGGTTCACTGGCTACTAGGTTCACTGGCTGCTAGGTTCACTGGCTGCTAAGTTCTCCGACTGCTATGTTCACTGGCTGCTAGGTTCACTGGCTACTAGGTTCACTGGCTACTAGGTTCACTGGCTGCTAGGTTCACTTACTGCTATGTTCACTGGCCAGGAGGTACCCAGGCTGCTATGTTCACTGGCTGCTATTTTCACTGGCGGCTAAGTTCACTGGCTGCAAAGTTCTCCGACTGCTAGTTTCACTGGCTGCTAGGTTCACTGGCAGTTAATTTCACTGGCTGCTAGGTTCACTGGCAGTTAATTTCACTGGCTGCTAGGTTCACTTACTGCTAGTTTCACTGGCTGCTAGGTTCACTTACTGCTAGTTTCACTTACTGCTGGGTTCACTTACTGCGAGGTTCACTGGATAAGAAGTTCACTGGATAAGAGGTTCACTGGCTGGAAGACACTGGCCGCTAGGTTCACCGGCCTCTAGGTTCACTTACTGCTAGGATCACTTACTGCTAGGTTCACTTACTGCTAGTTTCACTTACTGCTAGGTTCACTTACTGCTAGGTTCACTTACTGCTAGGTTCACTGGCCGCTAGGTTCACTTACTGCTGGGTTCACTTACTGCGAGGTTCACTGGATAAGAAGTTCACTGGATAAGAGGTTCACTGGCTGGAAGACTCTGGCCGCTAGGTTCACCGGCCTCTAGGTTCACTGGCCGCTAGGTTCACCGGCCGCTAGGTTCACTTACTGCTAGGATCACTTACTGCTAGGTTCACTTACTGCTAGGTTCACTTACCGCTAGGATCACATACTGCTAGGTTCACTTACTGCTAGGTTCACTGGCCGCTAGGTTAATTTACTGCGAGGTTCACTGGATAAGAGGTTCACTGGCTGGAAGACACTGGCCACTAGGTTCACCGGCCGCTAGGTTCACCGGCCGCTAGGTTCACTGGCCGCTAGGTTCACTGGCTGGAAGACACTGGCCACTAGGTTCACTGGCCGCTAGGTTCACTGGCTGGAAGACACTGGCCGCTAGGTTCACCGGCCGCTAGGTTCACCGGCCGCTAGGTTCACCGGCCGCTAGGTTCACCGGCCGCTAGGTTCACTTACTGCTAGGTTCACTGGCCGCTAGGTTCACCGGCCGCTAGGTTGACTTACTGCGAGGTTCACTTACTGCGAGGTTCACTTACTGCTATGTTCACTGGCAGCTAGGTTCACCGGCCGCTAGGTTCACTTACTGCTAGGTTCACTTACTGCTAGGTTCACTGGCCGCTAGGTTCACTTACTGCTAGGATCACTTACTGCTAGGTTCACTTACTGCTAGGATCACTTACTGCTAGGTTCACTTACTGCTAGGTTCACTTACTGCTAGGTTCACTGGCCTATAGGTTCACTGGCCTATAGGTTCACTGGCCGCTAGGTTCACTTACTGCTAGGATCACTTACTGCTAGGTTCACTGGCCGCTAGGTTCACTTACTGCTAGGATCACTTACTGCTAGGATCACTTACTGCTAGGTTCACTTACTGCTAGGTTCACTGGCCTATAGGTTCACTGGCCTATAGGTTCACTGGCCGCTAGGTTCACTTACTGCTAGGATCACTTACTGCTAGGATCACTTACTGCTAGGTTCACTTACTGCTAGGTACACTGGCCTCTAGGTTCACTGGCCTCTAGGTTCactggcctataggttcaccggACGCTAGGTTCACTTACTGCTAGGATCACTTACTGCTAGGATCACTTACTGCTAGGATCACTTACTGCTAGGATCACTTACTGCTAGGTTCACTTACTGCTAGGATCACTTACAGCTAGGATCACTTACTGCTAGGTTCACTGGCCGCTAGGTTTACTTACTGCTAGGGTAACTTACTGCTAGGTTCACTGGCCGCTAGGTTCACTTACTGCTAGGTTCACTGGCCGCTAGGTTCACTTACTGCTAGGTTCACTGGCCGCTAGGTTGTCTTACTGCTAGGTTCACTGGCCGCTAGGTTTACTTACTGCTAGGTTCACTTACTGCTAGGATCACTTACTGCTAGGATCAATTACTGCTAGGTTCACTGGCCGCTAGGTTTACTTACTGCTAGGATCACTTACTGCTAGGGTCACTTACTGCTAGGTTCACTTACTGCTAGGTTCACTGGCCTATAGGTTCACTGGCCGCTAGGTTCACTTACTGCTAGGTTCACTTACTGCTAGGTTCACTGGCCGCTAGGTTCACTGGCCGCTAGGTTCAGTGGCCGCTAGGATCACTTACTGCTAGGGTCACTTTCTGCTAGGTTCACTTACTGCTAGGTTCACTTACGGCTAGGTTCACTGGCATATAGGTTCACTGCTTGCGATGCAAATTGCACACTTTTGCCTGGCTCTGGTCAagcttagtgcactatatagggaatagggatctggtcaacagtagtgcactatatagggaatagggctctggtcaacagtagtgcactatatagggaataggatgccatttggtagaaaaagagaaataatttttatttttccgttattttaccaggtaagttgactgagaacacgttctcatttgcagcaatgacctggggaatagttacaggggagaggagggggatgaatgagccaattgtaaactggggattattaggtgaccatgatggtttgagggccagattgggaatttagccaggaaaccggggttaacacccctactcttacgataagtgccatgggatctttaatgacctcagagagtcaggacacccgtttaacgtcccatccgaaagacggcaccctacacagggcagtgtccccaatcactgccctggggcattgggatatttttttttttagacgagaggaaagagtgcctcctactggccctccaacaccacttccagcagcatctggtctcccatccagggactgaccaggaccaaccctgcttagcttcagaagaaagccagtagtggtatgcagggtggtatgctgctggcaatgatgataatgattattgttattatttgttTTGACTTTGTAGGTACCGTAATGGCTGACGGTGATTGATTCAGCATGGATACAGTATCGGCTGTGATTTCTCCTGATGTTTCCAACACTTCTGACATCATGTGAAGGGATccagagaggatgaagaggaggggtGAAGAATACTGACATAAAGAACCGTGATGGAGTCTATTCAGTCACCTGACATCCCCATGGACAGGTGCTTTAacaaacacgtgtgtgtgtgtctgaattcATTTCTATTAACCGGTAGATATACATGTAAAATTTAacaaacacgtgtgtgtgtgtctcatgcaTTTCTATGTGACATACATGTGACATGTGACATGTGAAGGGTGTGGTACATGAAATCCCATAGCTGTCAAAAGATCTACATATTAAATATATTGCATGGGGGTGTATGCGAATATATTGCATTACCACGAGAGGGTGTTATACTAGACTGACTGTTGAGGAGAGCTGGCAAGTAATAATTTCCCTCTACCGTTTGTTTACACCCACTGTATCCTGTGATGAACAAACTTTcatcagatttttttttcttcttctaaaaGGTACTTCAACAGCACATGGAGACACCCGTACGGCCAGGAGACTGTCCCGCCACTTTTCAACAGCTCTTTCCACCTCCAGCACCACAACAGCTTACACAACACcctactaggtgtgtgtgtgtgtgtgtgtgtgtgtgtgtgtgtgtgtgtgtgtgtgtgtgtgtgtgtgtgtgtgtgtgtgtgtgtgtgtgtgtgtgtgtgtgtgtgtgtgtgtgtgtgtgtgtgtgtgtgtgtgtgtgtgtgtgtgtgtgtgtgtgtgtgtgtgtgtgtgtgtgtgtgtgtgtgtatgcctgggGGATGTTGGGAAAGGAAGAGGACAGATGTTCATTCTAACCAATGGACAATAAAGTATCTTATTCTATTAATTGTGTTATAATATTCTATTGTAGGTATCTTCCTGGGCTTCCTGTCGCTGCTCACCGTCGTCATGAACATCCTGGTACTCTACGCTGTGAAGAAGGAGCGGACCCTCCACACGGTGGGCAACCTCTACATCGTCAGTCTCTCCGTGGCGGATCTCATCGTCGGGGCCACCGTCATGCCCCTCAACCTGGTATATCTGCTGGAGGACGAGTGGAGGCTGGGGAGGGTCGTCTGTCAGTTCTGGCTCATCATGGATTATGTAGCCAGCACAGCCTCCatctttagtctgtttatacTATGTCTGGATCGGTATCGGTCCGTTCACGAGCCGCTGAGGTACCTGAAGTACCGGACCAGAGGGAGAGCTAGCATTATGATCTCAGGGGCCTGGCTAATGTCCATGACATGGATTATTCCTATACTAGGTTGGAGGTCCTTCGTTCAGGTCGACCTCAAACCAGAGATGGAGAATAAGTGTGACACTGATTTCCGGTTTGTTACGTGGTTTAAGGTTTTAACATCAGTGTTTAACTTCTACCTTCCGTCTCTGTTGATGCTGTGGTTCTATTCACGCATCTACATGGCTGTGAGACAGAacttcagagagagggagaggattaTCAATCCCACAGATTCCGTGGTGGAAAACAAGATCGGACACAAAGTCCAAACAGGAAATAGCCCCTGCGAGTCTAAGAAAGAAAGAAACTCAGACTTTGATCAGTACACGTTAGATCAGCCGTACGACTCCACAGATACAGTGGAAACCAACGCACCCAGGGAACCCAAGTCGGAGAAAGAATCTCATTCCAGTCATTCAGTGCTCAGAATGACAAAACGTCTGAGGACGACGGTAAAGGACAAAAGAAAGAGCGGCTCTTCGTCTTTCCAGCAGAAGAATTCGGACTCGGAGACCCCTTTGAACCTGTCCTCTTTACCTCTTGGCTTCACAAACTACGACGACGACGACAACAACGTGCAGAAACTCTACGTGTCCGTGAACGACTGCAAGGTAGCCGTGCCGCCAAACTCCGTGGCTGGAGTCTGCGAAATAACCCAGATATCTGACATGCAGAGATACACCACCATGTTCTACAACAACGAGTTCACCCAGTCTGTGAATTTATCCCCGTCACCATGTCCCCATAATTCACCCCAGTCACCCCCGCCCCAGGAGGACTCAGAGCCTGATGATGGTACTAGCACGGACGCAGCAGCCAACGCTTTGACTCTAAAACAGACCTGGCAGAAGTTCTGCGCCCAGTCCAGGCAGCGTATCCAGAGCCTTCAGGTCCATAAGGAGCACAAAGCGGCCAAGCAGCTGGGCTGTATTATAGCTGGGTTCATGATGTGCTGGATCCCTTACTTCATAGTGTTTATGGTCATGGCTTTCTGCCAGACCTGTGTACATCATAACCTACACATGTTCACGATATGGCTCGGGTATATAAACTCTACCTTGAACCCGTTCATATACCCGCTCTGCAATGAGAATTTCAAACGGGTGTTTAAAACTATCCTACACATTAATTTATGATGAATAGGATTATGAACAGTGCATTGAGGGGAATTTCTGTGTAttttcttattttatttatttattttattttatttatttttatttcacctttatttaaccaggtaggctagttgagaacaagttctcatttgcaactgcgacctggccaagataaagcaaagcagtgtgaacagacaacaacacagagttacacatggagtaaacaataaacaagtcaataacatggtagaaaaaaagagaatctatatacaatgtgtgcaaaaggcatgaggtaggcaataaatcgaataattacaatttagcagattaacactggagtgataaatcatcagatgatcatgtgcaagaagagatactctTGTGATGCTTTACCTTGTAATATGTGTGCTTGAATATTTTGAGTGACCTCAATTTGGTACCTTAAATTTGTATAATTTTGTAAATATAATGCTTATTTATTGTCCGCCTAAATATTTTCGCATTGTCCGCCTAAATATTTTTCAGACCCAGACCATAACATCATCGTTCCTACTCTGTGAAAAGACAGAAAGCAGCTCTgtctttatttattatttattcgAATAACTCTGCTGAAGAAGATTAACTCTGCTGAGAAGAATAACTATGTAGAAGGAGAATAACTCTGCAGAAGGAGAATAACTCTGCTGAGAAGAATAACTATGTAGAAGGAGAATAACTCTATAGAAGGAGAATAACTCTGCAGAAGGAGAATAACTCTGCAGAAGGAGAATAACTCTGCTGAGAAGAATAATTATGTAGAAGGAGAATAACTCTCTAGAAGGAGAATAACTATGTAGAAGGAGAATACTCTGCTGAGAAGAATAACTCTGTAGAAGGAGAATAACTCTGTAGAAGGAGAATAACTCTGTAGAAGGAGAATAACTCTGCAGAAGGAGAATCACTCTGCAAAAGGAGAATAACTGCAGAAGGAGAATAACTCTGCAGAAGGAGAATAACTCTGCAGAAGGAGAATAAGTCTGTAGAAGGAAGGAGAATAACTCTGTAGAAGGAGAATAACTCTATAGAAGGGGAATAACTGCAGAAGGAGAATAACTCTGTAGAAGGAGAATAACTCTGTAGAAGGAGAATAACTCTATAGAAGGGGAATAACTGCAGAAGGAGAATAACTCTGTAGAAGGAGAACAACTCTGTAGAAGGAGAATAACTGCAGAAGGAGAAAAACTCTGCAGAAGGAGAATAACTCTGCAGAAGGAGAATAACTCTGTAGAAGGAGAATAACTCTGTAGAAGGAGAATAACTCTGTAGAAGGAGAATAACTCTGTAGACGGAGAATAACTCTATAGAAGGAGAATAACTGCAGAAGGAGAATAACTCTGTAGAAGGAGAATAACTCTGCAGAAGGAGAATAACTCTGTAGAAGGAGAATAACTCTGTAGAAGGAGAATAACTCTGTAGAAGTAGAATAACTCTGTAGAAGGAGAATAACTTTATAGAAGGGTAATAACTGCAGAATGAGAATAACTCTGTAGAAGGAGAATAACTCTGTAGAAGGAGAATAACTGCAGAAGGAGAATAACTCTGTAGAAGGAGAATAACTCTGCAGAAGGAGAATAACTCTGTAGAAGGAGAATAACTCTGTAGAAGTAGAATAACTCTGTAGAAGGAGAATAACTTTATAGAAGGGTAATAACTGCAGAATGAGAATAACTCTGTAGACGGAGAATAACTCTGTAGAAGGAGAATAACTCTATGGAAGGAGAATAACTGCAGAAGGAGAATAACTCTGTAGAAGGAGAATAACTCTGCAGAAGGAGAATAACTCTGTAGAAGGAGAATAACTCTGTAGAAGGAGAATAACTCTGTAGAAGGAGAATAACTCTGTAGATGGAGAATAATTCTGTAGAAGGAGCATAACTCTGTAGAAGGAGAATAACTCTGTAGAAGGAGAATAACTCTATAGAAGGGGAATAACTGCAGAAGGAGAATAACTCTGTAGAAGGAGAATAACTCTGTAGAAGGAGAAAAACTCTATAGAAGGGGAATAACTGCAGAAGGAGAATAACTCTGTAGAAGGAGAATAACTCTGTAGAAGGAGAATAATTCTGTAGAAGGAGAATAACTCTGCAGAAGGAGAAGAACTGCAGAAAAAGGCAAGAGACATTTTCAATAAAATCTGCTTCAAGTGCTTGTCCATTTTTGGTGAAAATGGAAATGTGTCGTAATGGAATCTGAATTTTTGTTAGATATGAGTCAGTGCCGTGTCTGTGCTGTCCAATAAAAGGATCCTAACTGACAGGATGTTTTTTTGTTATAGATGCATATGCAACTATATAACTAGTATAGCTATTTACTTTACCAGAAATAGTTACATCTCGTAAAGTGGgagtgtagacacacacacacacacacacacacacacacacacacacacacacacacacacacacacacacacacacacacacacacacacacacacacacacacacacacacacacacacacacactctcacacacacacacactgtgtactgTTGCAACTCATAGCTCACACAACGTTCTCATATTCAAACATGTTCTAAACAAATGGAGTTAGCAGTGCATAGACCACTCTAAGGAGACAAAATATCTAAATATAACTCTAATGCATTGGCTTCATCCTGAGTTGAGGTCATGCAGCCATGATTATTTGTTATTCACTTTGGCCTGAATCAtctgggtaaatatactgaatcattatgggtaaatatactgaatcattatgggtaaatatactgaatcatctgggtaaatatactgaatcattatgggtaaatatactgaatcatctgggtaaatatactgaatCATTATGGGTAAATATACTGAATCATTATGGGTAAATATACTGAATCATTATAGGTAAGTATACTGAATCATTATGGGTAAAAATACTGAATCAtctgggtaaatatactgaatcatctgggtaaatatactgaatAATTATGGGTAAATATACTGAATCATCTGGGTAAACATACTGAATCATTATGGGTAAATATACTGAATCATTATAGGTAAATATACTGAATCATTATGGGTAAATATACTGAATCATATGGGTAAACATACTGAATCATCTGGGTAAACATACTGAATCATCTGAGTAAACATACTGAATAATCTGGGTAAATATAGTGAATCATCTGGGTAAATATAGTGAATCATCTGGGTAAACACACTGAATCATCTGGGTAAACATACTGAATCATCTGGGTAAATATACGGAAACATCTGGGTAAACATACTGAATCATCTGGGTAAATGTACTGAATCATCTGGGTAAATGTACTGAATCAtctgggtaaatatactgaatCATCTGGGTAAATGTACTGAATCATCTGGGTAAATGTACTGAATCATCTGGGTAAATGTACTGAATCATCTGGGTAAATGTACTGAATCAtctgggtaaatatactgaatCATCTGGGTAAACATACTGAATCATCTGGGTAAACATACTGAATCAtctgggtaaatatactgaatcatctgggtaaatatactgaatCATCTGGGTAAACATACTGAATCATCTGGGTAAAAATACTGAATCATCTGGGTAAACATACTGAATCATCTGGGTAAACATACTGAATCATCTGGGTAAATGTACTGAATTATCTGTGAGGATGCTAGTGAGGAAAGATAGCGGGTAagctaacgttagatagctaGTATAAGTGTTGCGTTACCTAGCAACTGTGTCTCATCCCAGGAAAGGAATAgcgagatga
Coding sequences:
- the LOC129851279 gene encoding histamine H1 receptor-like; the encoded protein is MESIQSPDIPMDRYFNSTWRHPYGQETVPPLFNSSFHLQHHNSLHNTLLGIFLGFLSLLTVVMNILVLYAVKKERTLHTVGNLYIVSLSVADLIVGATVMPLNLVYLLEDEWRLGRVVCQFWLIMDYVASTASIFSLFILCLDRYRSVHEPLRYLKYRTRGRASIMISGAWLMSMTWIIPILGWRSFVQVDLKPEMENKCDTDFRFVTWFKVLTSVFNFYLPSLLMLWFYSRIYMAVRQNFRERERIINPTDSVVENKIGHKVQTGNSPCESKKERNSDFDQYTLDQPYDSTDTVETNAPREPKSEKESHSSHSVLRMTKRLRTTVKDKRKSGSSSFQQKNSDSETPLNLSSLPLGFTNYDDDDNNVQKLYVSVNDCKVAVPPNSVAGVCEITQISDMQRYTTMFYNNEFTQSVNLSPSPCPHNSPQSPPPQEDSEPDDGTSTDAAANALTLKQTWQKFCAQSRQRIQSLQVHKEHKAAKQLGCIIAGFMMCWIPYFIVFMVMAFCQTCVHHNLHMFTIWLGYINSTLNPFIYPLCNENFKRVFKTILHINL